The region TCAAGGTCATATACCTATTCGGCAGGATTACCcagaaaagatattgaaaagttagagtaGTGTTGGAGTAGATGTATCACTCTTGGCTAAGTTGACGAATAAAGccgaaatatcaagaaaaaacgtATTTCTACCAGTTGAGCCAGGGTGAAGTAACAGCTCGAATAATTTCTCATCTCGACCTAAAGTCCACCACACACGACAACATTTATCGACATCGCCCGAACAAATCTCACCTGTGTAAAAGTTTAGTCTTCCTCTGCATCCTGAAGTCGTATTTGAAGTGTTTTAGGGTCATTATCAATCTGCGGGGCGCCTGTATGATTCTCGTCACCTTCTCGCCGTCCATCAAACCGCACTTGTCGCAATGGTACTGGTTCTGACCGCACAGCTTCTCCGGTCGCAGGTACAGGTCCAACAGGGCGGATACCGAATGCTTCTCTGCGTAACCGTCATCCTCCTCGTCGGGGAAACACAGCGGCAGCTCTCGAAAGTTGTCGATTTTCTCGCTGTGCGAGCTGCACTCGCCACAAGTAAACACAGTCATGGTCCTGCCACCGAACGATTGTTGGACTATCGTGTTCGGTAGTATGTTGGATTCtacgagagaaaaaaaagagATTTTAATATTCGACTCAACCACATGAAGACATAGGCGATAAGCtatgtattattattgtataaAGAGTAAGACAAAGATTGAATTCTATTCATCAGCGGCATCTACAAAGAAATAGCTATCTAAGAAAGTAAAGGGATGTACTGAAACAAATCTAATGTATGGCTATTTACTAGGGTAgggttactatggttagtaagttggtggtccgtatatatcaaattcctcaaaaaccggtgattatttcctcaaacttcagagttatctgtcaccaaagcaaccgtacttttattctggttaggtttggtaaccacgcccactcggctcgacagttgtcattttaattttcagattaatgtttatgaacattttatATGAGATCTAACActcaaaactttattattttaattatgaaacaaatacccttcagagccattaagaacATTTAGTTGTTTACAAATCAAAAGAGATCAActatttataacctccaaaattctgtcaaagaaaaatttggtTGACCAATGACAAGTATCAAGCAGTCcgtaaatacgaagcaggttacttgaaacattgaaaaccactagtaaccgctccgaaattctcggcgatatacggaccatacccctAGTGAGTTTGAGGAAATGATAACTATGAAACTAGAAAATaggttttccgaaaaacttGTAAACTTGGTAAAGTTAATGAAATGTTTACAATAAAGTTGCGCCTTTCACTTTTACTTTAATTATCTAAGTTGATATCAATGAGTTCTACTACTGGGTAACAAGTTTAATGCTTTTTATCGAATGATAACGGTAGAAAAATGGGAATCCCAGTTGCTCTATAGCAGCTGATAAATGCATGActtggaaaaattgaaaatcaggTGAAAAGAATTCTATTCAGTTGAACTGAAGGCGTATTAATTAATTACCTGCATTAGAATAccacatgaaattttatattgccGTACTAATTTGAGAACCGTTTTGGTGAAACTATCTGAGCTTGTTTTTAATAACCTCAATACCTTGATGCCATGAATAGAAAACTGCAAAACGAATACTAAGTTTCGACATtcttgaattcttcttttgccACTATAAGGCAGGGCATTCCCATGTATCATTCCgctattcaaattttttcaaggtGCTACTTTATTAGAGGTTCAACTTTTAGATGAAACCCATTCAAAAAAGGAAATTATTACAGAAACATCAAGCATTGCATCAATTCTGTTAGACATTCATGTTAAAATGTCAACCTTTGTTGAGTTTATAGCCACAAATTCGTTATATTTTATCCCATTTGAAAAATAGGTGACCGAATTTTCAGTCCATTATTATCTTATATTATTAGTTCTTACCACTCGAGGTTGTGGCTTCATTCGTCTTTTCCTTCAATTCCTCCACTTCCTGCTCATGCAGAATGTCCAACAGGTGTAGTAAAAACTCGGAACTGTCATGTTGAAAACCTACTTGGAACCCAGCAGGTCTGGCTATACTCACAATGCTATTTGGTGAAAGCGTCATCCTATTCGAATACTGCAACAGCACAAACAAATCTTGAACGTTGTGGAACAAAGGCATGCCGTTATGATCGAGCATCAGTACGTTGTTCCTGAACAGTTTAGTCATGTACAAAGCCTGTATAACGCTGTTCAAATAGCATGTATTTCCGAGATTATTAAGTCCCACTTTGAAACCAGGTTTCCTGGAGATCTTCTTGACCTTTGGACCCCAAGTTTTATCAGCCACTATCACAGTTTTACATTCTGTGATTTCGGGTGTACtaagaaatatttcaagtcTCTGGTAAGCACCCTGATAAGCTGGATAGTGGTCTCTGAGGTCGGAGCAGAGTTTTGCTATTTTTTTAAGGTACAAGTGACTATCTTCGGTGTTTTCCTTATCTAAGAAGGTAGCTACTTCATCTATTAGcggaaatattttttggtacACCTCCATCGTGTTGTGTGCTTTCCCCAACATATGGAAGACAACAGGGCCAACGTTTTTCCTGAAATCCGGAAGGATCAGGAGTTTGAATAAAGGTTCTATGGTGACTAGAGTAACATCGATGAGTATGTTCACATGTTGTTCTTCTTCCAAAGCCTAAAATAAGAATTGATGTCAATATATGATGACTAAAAATATAACTATCATTGAGCAATTGAGCTACGTACCTCCATGAATGAAACAACCAGAGGACTAAGATTTGGAGTATATGTCCACTTGGTAAGCCACAGGCAAAGGTTGAGAAGCGCTCTCTCTAGTTTCACCTCCTTGTAACCAGAATTGAGGATCCACTTGACTGCGTCAGAAATCATTTCAGATGAGATCAACCGAAGGACAATAGACATGGCTGGAGACAAGTTCTATTGGAAGAAAATATTAGGTTAGAAATAATGAATATCATGCGAACGACACACCTTTCACAAATATAAAAGAGGAAACAGAATTCTTCGCTTTCCACATGCATATTTTTCTATAAAAGTTTTGTTCTAGTATTAATTTTGAAACCAATGAAAATGTTGTCAGCTAGTTTACTATTGCACTGAAAAACCACCAAAATAATgtctgaattattattttttaaattggaaATTCATAGTTATTAAGaaacagggtgttgaagttgcttctaaaattaattttttctgatatttgaagaaactttttttcattcctttgaaattttgaaggtATGCCTACAGGCAAATAGTTTCACTAGATTTGTAATTTTTGAAGTCCGGTGGCTTCCAAGGAGTAccttaaattaatttttttcaatttttataattcatttagATGGAACAATTGATACAAgttttttgagttataattCAAAcctattataattttttacctTTATAAAGATGATTTTACGTAATAAGTTGACATGCCATAAatgcttttctaatttttgtGTAGCAAATGAAGCAAGATATGAAAAAACTCAGAAAACAAATAACCtgtattttaaattgttttatataaaaaataatgaaaactgaagaaaaaaatcaataaaaaaattacctgcCAAATCTCATCTTCGAATATAGGCAAGTTTTTtgtaatcaccctgtatatttcactAACCGCCATGTcgagaaaaattataaatccaAATTAATTACTACTCAATAAAAATTTTGGTGAAACGGTAATAACAAAAATGTCCAGGTGAAAAAAACAACAGATTAGACCAATTCATGCATTTCAAACGCTGCTCTTTTCACTCTTGTACCTAATTACGTAGAAATTAGgccatcaaaacaaaaaaattgaaaaataatgctTCTTAGAAATCTTCAAATGATGTGGAAGTATTTAGGAAACAATTAAAACTTTCAGTAGGGCATCAAGTCGGTAAATCTAGTTCACTTCAACAAATAACAAACTTTGCAATGACTAAATAATAATTAGGAAGAATCAATCAACTTCGATAAAATATAATACGTCCAAATGTATAACATTACTGCAATGTCAATGTGATGTTTTCAGATTTTGTACATCTGTTTGTTTGAAAATCTGCCTTCTAAAATAGTTAACTAATTAATTCAAcatttctttcgaaataattGTTATTTTCGGATCAAATAATAATGGTATTTGCTTCGAAATCCGATGATTAATAATTTAACTATTCAAATCGATTATTCGcttgaaaattgaataatcaaATCAATTTTGGCTGATCAAGAGACTTTTGAAAACTGATGAATTGGTAATTTAGATGAGTTTATATCTTCTTCGAATTCAGTTAATTAATCAATGTGATGAAAAGCTGAATAAGTTATGAAAATATTCGCTTCAAAATcagttataataaataaataaataagtttattgaagcaaaaaaaaattatagagttAATCAATTACTTCAGTTAATAATTCGCTTGAATATGATCTGAAAAAGTATGATTTCAATCAAGTTACTGATTCAATATGCGCTTCGAAATTAGTTGGTTAtatgttaattttattatttatttacaaattacCGACCATCGATATAAATTCATTTTGGTTAGAGTGATTCAAATATGCAATAATTTCTATTTGTTGAGTGAACTAAGATatagaagagaaaaaatacagataAAAAACATAACCATCTCACTCTGAACTATATGTactgaatataaaaatgaaacaaaaatttagtTAAAACAATATTCgcctttttattttgaaataaggttAGTAGTTGATAGGTGAGTTCGGttatatattaattttattatttatttacaaattacCGACCATCGATATAAATTCATTTTGGTTAGAGTGACTCAAATATGCAATAATTTCTATTTGTTGAGTGAACTAAAAtataaaagagaaaaaaatacagataaAAAACATAACCATCTCACTCTGAACTATATGTactgaatataaaaatgaaacaaaaatttagtTAAAACAATATTCgcctttttattttaaaataaggtTAGTAGTTGATAGGTGAGTAtttgttcaaaaaataaaatatcacataaaaatgaatattggtTTAAAAAGTTTACcaatcaaaaaatttcagaaagaaatatcatataaaaaagaaaaaagatcccTGTGTAACCTAACCACCACAAAAGAAGAAAGGCTTAACACATATTTCATCTCGAAAGAAAAATGATACCTACAAAATGGTCTTCAGTCAGAATTAATTCTGTTAGAGTGATGCGAAAAATTCCTATTTGTTTCATTGATTGAGATATAGAAAAAAAGTCATGAAATGTCAGAAGtcagaaatgaataaataaaatggaaTTAATCTTACTATAAACTACAGTAACTACACTACAATAACCTGTACAAATGAATGATCACCGGCAACCAAGAGTTGAGTTGAGTaaatttctatttaaaaataaggtttttttttgaaaaacatgaaaGAAAGAACACCACGAAATAAAGAAACGTATGAGAGAAAAATATACCTATCTATCCTATCCATTGCGAAAAAAGCTACACAAAAAATCTAACTGTCCC is a window of Harmonia axyridis chromosome 2, icHarAxyr1.1, whole genome shotgun sequence DNA encoding:
- the LOC123674097 gene encoding ubiquitin carboxyl-terminal hydrolase 35; this translates as MAVKQMLVDHGAATDAAGTDARLQLLLRQHEIASRNGHRRDEICISMVIGLGTCSVPTEAASFKKFITDLHKVEDLLRQECSNLDLLYATLRALYNEISDNNKNLSPAMSIVLRLISSEMISDAVKWILNSGYKEVKLERALLNLCLWLTKWTYTPNLSPLVVSFMEALEEEQHVNILIDVTLVTIEPLFKLLILPDFRKNVGPVVFHMLGKAHNTMEVYQKIFPLIDEVATFLDKENTEDSHLYLKKIAKLCSDLRDHYPAYQGAYQRLEIFLSTPEITECKTVIVADKTWGPKVKKISRKPGFKVGLNNLGNTCYLNSVIQALYMTKLFRNNVLMLDHNGMPLFHNVQDLFVLLQYSNRMTLSPNSIVSIARPAGFQVGFQHDSSEFLLHLLDILHEQEVEELKEKTNEATTSSESNILPNTIVQQSFGGRTMTVFTCGECSSHSEKIDNFRELPLCFPDEEDDGYAEKHSVSALLDLYLRPEKLCGQNQYHCDKCGLMDGEKVTRIIQAPRRLIMTLKHFKYDFRMQRKTKLLHRVKLEEYIQLNGVGYELYAAVVHHGTNADHGHYYSLAKEDEQWYKFNDNIVKKLSQSHIYDLKPPETPYILFYRSQESEEPQSIEESGLPVRLQDIVQKDMEEKEEDDKRSRPTYFYNTRQNKNNDDSTPPGSGDGFSDSSSNMFVF